A window of Rhodococcus sp. SGAir0479 contains these coding sequences:
- a CDS encoding multicopper oxidase family protein codes for MTRRDRGLVLDRRRFLRLSSLGAGAVGLGALGLASTGCGTGASTAQPTATDLDYILPTDREVAAAEAARAASGVTASFALAAAAGTVDLGGRLVNTWTYGGNAVAPELRVSRGDRLRVAVDNGLPAETTLHWHGIRIRNDMDGAAPVTQPAIAAGGGTFDYDFVAPDPGTYWYHSHSGLQADRGLFGALIVEDPDDRTGADADAVLVLDDWVDGLGTTPDAVLMALNPAIAGGHAGHGGAAAAPAAHAEPEMERAQQLVSQGHGDSGALGGMTQHIAYPMHLINGRPPNDPAVIEAPAGQRLRLRIVNAAAETPYRFAVAGHELTIVAADGFDVRPVTADTVIVGMAQRLDVLVTVRSGAWPVVAGVEGRDGYASTVLRTPDAVPLSNPDVGGQVPELNGRLVPESALRPVDAVRLADRRPDRDYRVELIQAGDRYVWGMAGPDAGRLVMKQGERVRITMANTSSMWHPMHTHGHTFAVPDYGGLRRDTVIVLPGTELAIEFDADNPGEWMFHCHNAYHFEAGMTANLRYIR; via the coding sequence ATGACTCGACGGGACCGCGGTCTCGTGCTCGACCGCCGCCGATTCCTGCGCCTGAGTTCGCTCGGAGCCGGCGCGGTCGGGCTCGGAGCACTCGGGCTGGCGTCCACGGGGTGCGGCACCGGGGCGTCGACGGCGCAGCCGACGGCGACCGACCTCGACTACATCCTGCCCACCGACCGAGAGGTGGCCGCGGCGGAGGCCGCTCGTGCCGCGAGCGGTGTCACGGCGTCGTTCGCGCTCGCCGCGGCCGCAGGAACGGTCGATCTCGGCGGCCGGCTGGTGAACACGTGGACGTACGGCGGCAACGCCGTGGCACCCGAACTGCGGGTGAGCCGGGGTGACCGGCTCCGGGTGGCGGTCGACAACGGTCTGCCCGCCGAAACGACGCTGCACTGGCACGGCATCCGCATTCGGAACGACATGGACGGGGCGGCGCCGGTGACGCAGCCGGCCATCGCAGCCGGCGGGGGCACGTTCGACTACGACTTCGTCGCCCCCGACCCCGGGACCTACTGGTACCACTCGCACAGCGGCCTGCAGGCCGACCGTGGGCTGTTCGGCGCCCTGATCGTCGAGGACCCCGACGACCGCACGGGCGCCGACGCGGACGCCGTGCTGGTGCTCGACGACTGGGTGGACGGACTCGGCACGACCCCGGACGCGGTGCTGATGGCACTGAACCCGGCGATCGCGGGCGGACACGCAGGACACGGTGGCGCCGCGGCGGCGCCGGCGGCGCACGCCGAGCCCGAGATGGAGCGGGCGCAGCAACTGGTGTCGCAGGGCCACGGGGATTCCGGGGCGCTGGGCGGCATGACGCAGCACATCGCGTACCCGATGCACCTGATCAACGGCCGCCCGCCGAACGATCCGGCGGTGATCGAGGCGCCGGCAGGACAGCGGTTGCGGCTGCGAATCGTCAACGCGGCGGCGGAGACTCCGTACCGCTTCGCGGTGGCCGGACACGAACTGACCATCGTGGCCGCCGACGGGTTCGACGTCCGGCCGGTCACCGCGGACACCGTGATCGTCGGCATGGCGCAACGGCTCGACGTGCTCGTCACCGTCCGCTCGGGGGCGTGGCCCGTGGTCGCCGGGGTGGAGGGTCGGGACGGGTACGCGTCGACGGTGCTGCGCACCCCGGACGCGGTCCCGCTCTCGAACCCCGATGTGGGAGGGCAGGTTCCGGAGCTGAACGGTCGCCTGGTCCCCGAGAGCGCATTGCGTCCCGTGGACGCGGTGCGGCTCGCGGACCGTCGACCCGACCGCGACTACCGCGTCGAGCTCATCCAGGCGGGCGACCGCTACGTGTGGGGCATGGCGGGGCCGGACGCCGGCAGGCTCGTCATGAAGCAGGGCGAGCGGGTGCGCATCACGATGGCGAACACGTCGTCGATGTGGCATCCCATGCACACGCACGGTCATACGTTCGCCGTTCCCGACTACGGGGGTCTGCGGCGGGACACGGTGATCGTGCTACCGGGCACGGAGCTGGCGATCGAGTTCGACGCCGACAATCCGGGGGAGTGGATGTTCCATTGCCACAACGCCTATCACTTCGAAGCCGGGATGACCGCGAACCTGCGGTACATCCGTTGA
- a CDS encoding cupredoxin domain-containing protein → MIRQWCAAPVALLSLVAGCADAQATGPDAVVVVRNVHFEPMDVTVPVGGTVQWRFEDGGLLHHVGSDGEFDSGITSEGSYEHTFDAVGVYEYHCSVHRYMTGTVTVTG, encoded by the coding sequence ATGATCCGGCAGTGGTGCGCCGCGCCCGTCGCGCTGCTGTCCCTGGTCGCGGGGTGTGCGGATGCGCAGGCCACCGGCCCGGATGCCGTCGTGGTGGTCCGCAACGTCCACTTCGAGCCGATGGACGTCACCGTGCCTGTCGGGGGCACGGTGCAGTGGCGGTTCGAGGACGGTGGCCTGCTCCACCACGTCGGATCCGACGGCGAGTTCGACAGCGGCATCACGAGTGAAGGGAGCTACGAACACACCTTCGACGCCGTGGGCGTCTACGAGTACCACTGTTCGGTCCACCGGTACATGACCGGGACCGTCACCGTAACCGGCTGA
- a CDS encoding methylamine utilization protein, producing MTETLTRESLAHAPIATDVPAIRPTLRKAVSMPARAALLAAGAVVGAGAGVLVAPTAGSALTASVVGAGVLTALAANWSTCGMSVAGVVAAPKQPDRRGSSTPVRRLAWHALGSIGTGAPTGALLGALGAVAAGALPVGWALGIWAVFAVAYGLHEMGLVTLPAPMRRRQLPRHLRRSAPPWKVSLLFGAMIGPGFVIFIRSSAYYLLVLGVIAVGSPALGAALFTLVSLGRCMPSLLAIVHTRRGGSMPGFLSAMCVVDRRVQVITGAGLVAVAAFAAVALM from the coding sequence ATGACGGAGACACTCACGCGCGAGTCGCTCGCGCACGCCCCCATTGCGACCGACGTCCCGGCGATCCGGCCCACGCTGCGGAAGGCGGTCTCGATGCCCGCCCGCGCGGCGCTCCTGGCCGCCGGTGCCGTGGTCGGCGCCGGCGCCGGGGTCCTCGTCGCCCCCACGGCCGGGTCGGCGCTCACCGCGTCCGTCGTCGGTGCCGGCGTGCTCACCGCGCTGGCCGCGAACTGGTCGACGTGCGGGATGTCGGTGGCCGGTGTGGTCGCCGCACCGAAGCAGCCGGATCGGCGCGGCTCGTCGACCCCGGTGCGGCGGCTCGCCTGGCACGCGTTGGGCTCGATCGGCACGGGCGCGCCCACCGGTGCGCTGCTGGGCGCGCTCGGCGCGGTGGCAGCGGGAGCGCTCCCGGTCGGGTGGGCGCTGGGAATCTGGGCGGTGTTCGCGGTGGCGTACGGTCTGCACGAGATGGGGCTGGTCACGTTGCCCGCCCCCATGCGTCGACGTCAGCTCCCGCGTCACCTGCGCCGCTCCGCGCCGCCGTGGAAGGTCTCACTGCTGTTCGGAGCGATGATCGGCCCCGGGTTCGTGATCTTCATCCGATCCAGCGCCTACTACCTGCTGGTCCTCGGCGTCATCGCGGTCGGCTCACCGGCACTGGGGGCCGCGCTGTTCACGCTCGTGAGCCTGGGTCGCTGCATGCCGAGCCTGCTGGCCATCGTCCACACCCGACGCGGTGGATCCATGCCGGGCTTCCTGTCCGCGATGTGCGTCGTCGACCGCCGGGTCCAGGTGATCACCGGTGCCGGGCTGGTCGCGGTGGCCGCCTTCGCCGCCGTCGCACTGATGTGA
- a CDS encoding cupredoxin domain-containing protein, producing MKKLIALTAGLIVSAALATGCSSGDADAGGGAPAAVVEVKNMSYSPAQVTIEKGQTVQWRFDDSGLPHDVVGEGAVAGQLKSDLLTEGTYEYTFDEAGTFDYHCTPHPMMVGTVVVTE from the coding sequence ATGAAGAAGCTCATCGCGCTCACCGCGGGCCTGATCGTGTCGGCCGCGCTGGCCACCGGGTGCAGCAGTGGCGACGCCGACGCGGGCGGCGGCGCCCCGGCCGCCGTCGTCGAGGTGAAGAACATGTCCTATTCACCGGCCCAGGTGACCATCGAGAAGGGACAGACCGTGCAGTGGCGGTTCGACGACTCCGGTCTGCCGCACGACGTGGTCGGCGAGGGCGCGGTCGCGGGTCAGCTGAAGAGCGACCTGCTCACCGAGGGCACCTACGAGTACACGTTCGACGAGGCCGGCACCTTCGACTACCACTGCACGCCGCACCCGATGATGGTCGGCACCGTCGTCGTGACGGAATGA